In the genome of Populus trichocarpa isolate Nisqually-1 chromosome 10, P.trichocarpa_v4.1, whole genome shotgun sequence, the window AGTTTGTCACGACTCAATCTTCATAGTGCAATGTGCTGATACTTGATATAATTATGTAAGGCCCAAAAGTCCCTATGGATAACACTTTGAGGTGATGGGCCTATGGTATGATGGCTTGCTTTTGTAGAAGTTGGCCACCTTAGCTCTTTTCTGGTAGCTTTAGGTACTCAGGTGATTTGAATGTTTGTGTTGTTTGAAGagcacattaaaaatattgttgggtAAGAGTAAAAAATCCTGACCAATACTTCAAACATTAGGTcgtaaaatacatggttcatgATTTATGCTTTCTCTGTTTGTGTACAAATGActggttttttatattagttaattGGTTATAATAATATGATACTTCAAAAATTTAGCGGTACAAATGATCATTTGTCTTATACAACAGGCTGCTGGTGTTAAGCGTCTTCTTTTCTGTGGCGTGGGTTGCCAAGTGCAAGGTATGACTGACATCATGTGCTGGAAGTTTCTactttcaattcttttctttgttgtgaCTTGTACTATTGTAATGCAGAGTGGTTTCTTGAACTGCAGCATTAAGATCTGTGGAGCACCATCTGAATTTGGACAAGCTTTATGTACTGGGCACCAACTGTGGTAATTAAGAGCTTTATATGCAgttagttataattttattgtgtcaAAATTGTTTTACCTTCTGCCCATTAAGTCCAAACCTGTTATCTACTATTCAAGGAACAAAGTTACGCATATCTGGACTgtctatgaaattatatttggtaCAGCTTAGTCAATTGCAAATAAAACTTCTGAGCATCCTGTTTGTAAATTACCTAATTGATCAATAAAGAGTGTATATTACAAGATTTAAAACTGCATTTCTCAGAGTTGGTTTTGGAGCAGACCTTAACGTTTCCTTTTGATTTAAGATAAAATCTTATCCAATGGGTTTAATCACTTTGATATTTGTCTAAAATGATGCAATTTAAATACTTTTAGATTTCTGGTACTCAATGGATAATTGCTGACTCGTAGCTAATCTCAATTTGCTATTTACTTAGCAGCATATAATCTATATTGTATGTAACCTTCTTATTCAACAGTGGATAACGGAACCCGAGAAGGGCTTGATAAGTTTCTAAAGGCTGCTAGTGATGAACCAGAAACTGTTCTCCATTACGAGTTTATGCAAGACTACAAGGTTTGTGCTGATTAATTATTTGACTTGAACACATTTGTCTTCTTCTAACGGATTTCATACGAGCTCTAATCTTCATGATGTTGCATTtcatgagaaaaaacaaaacacaaacttAAATAAGAGATTTCTTGTATCTGTAGGATATTAATGTAAACAATTTATGAGCATGCTATATTGCATAAGACAACTGGATCAACATGCCTTTTGCTATTGGATGGACATCttgttattataatatctaTTTTCCCTTGCTAAGAGAggggaaaaagagaaaaaaagagcattCATCAATCTATTTTCTAAGAACACTGATTAGTTATGCAGGAAAGTATGAtagtcacacacacacacacacacaaacatacATTTATAACTAGCCTTGTATCTGAAGGAGAGAAGAGTGACCTCATCTTATTGTGTCGAAAGCTTGATCCTTTGCTCATCCTTTCTTAGGTCCATTTGAAGCACTTGGATGGCCGTATTGAAGAGGTAATACATCCCCTCTGCTTTCTGCTTGGTCCAAGTCTAACAAACCTTGCTGTTTCATGTCTTTCAAATCTTAACTAAAGCAGGTTCCTTATTTCTGTCTGCCAGCAAACGAGTTAGTTGATGTTATTGCACCTTCATGCTATAGGTAATTCACTTGTCTTAATACAGTATCATTGAACATTCTTATATTGACCAGACTAGCAGATTAGAAAATTtcatgtcattgttttttttttaaaaaaaataaaaaactatccaTGGGGATTGTAATTATATACATAGGTTGATGGAAACGTATGCCCAGTTCTAGATGGCAattattgcttttatttattgtccattttttcctctctctccaatgagaaaaaattgataggATGAGCTACATTCTCTCTCTAGACACATAGCTTGAAATGTAAAGTATTATTGCATTCGAAAATTGATTTAACAAGACATTGCTGACTTTACCATGTTGAAAGAACTTCACCATCAAACTGATAATTCCTGGCCACTCCTGTCTATCATGTCAAATGCATTTAGAGTTGGAGAAGGTTTAAGTTTGGTTGGacagaaaacatgtttttctgttttagattattctaactacctttttttttttgggtttcctACAGCTGCTTCGACTACACGAATGCTTTAGCGGTGAGATGAATTATTTTCACCAGCATATCATCTTCTATGGTTTTGTCACATTCTAGCTGAACAGTGACCAACATATCTAATATCCTCAATCTGTCATTCATTTATTTCGGCTTTCAATCTGAGGAACTATTATACGACAAGGATTTACTTGCACAAGCACCGGGAACATATTCAATTCCTTATGGATAATATGACTCGACTTtacataatacttttttatatatcaaagttCAGGATCTGGTGGTTGGATACATGGGTGTGCCGAAGTATCCTGGGGTCAGCATGACACAACATCCACAGTATATTACAGTAAGGTGAGATCAGATGTAGGAGAATGCTTGAAACTAGTTACATTATTAGTTTGTCATTCTGAGATGTTACTTTGTTTGATGTTGATTGGTAGTGTTTTAAtgataacaactttttttaatgctttcatTTGTAGAAATGAACGAGGAAGAGAAATGATTGGTTTGGTAAAAAACCTATTGGAGATTACCCCAACAATCAATAGTGTAAAACCCTAAGCTCTATCACATTCAGGTTTCTTTAGTTCTTCTGTAAACTAGAAACTCTTGACTTTCaaatatgaatatattattGCAGGGTGACCGGAGACCATTTGTTATGGAGACTGTCAATGCTGATGATAATGCAAAGCTGGGTATGTGTGGCATTTTCTCCTTATTTTATGAAAGCTTTTTCCATTTTGTCTGGGACCCTAAGCATGGGCTTTAAGCTCCTTAAATGCCTTGAGTGGGACGCTCACTAGATGGGGATTCTAAAACAATTCATGGTGCGGCAATGTTGGGCATCTGATCTAATGGACATATCACACTGTTTTGTGGAAAAACTCTCTAGGATTTAATGAGTGGTAAAAGATTTCACTCTATTCAGGAATGTGTGCTCAAGTGCTCATGCAAGTCTGAATATTCTTATCAGaaattatcctttaatttatttacaccAATACCATACCGTACTAGAATTCTTTGCAGTTGAAAGACTTAATAAAActtcatgttttattgttttatcttttatttggcTTAGGATgatatatatcattttctttcataattaaatctttatcaTTTATCAAAGAATGAAAGCAATTTGATGACCTGTTTGAATCCTCGTTATTTTCCCCCAGGAAAGGGTCCTTCTCAACCTCTCCCAAAGTTCATTGGAAATTTTATAGCGTTTTTACTAAACTTGGTAAGGATTTCCCTAACTGATGTATTAGTAATAAAGCAACcgagaaaatatttcattctgACTTGCCTCTTTTTAACCAGGTTGGTCCAAAGGGTCTGGAATTTGCTCGTTACTCACTAGACTACCATACCATCAGAAACTATTTGTACACAAACCGTACTTGGGGAAAAGATAGGTACAGTAGTTGAGTAAAATGAATAATGAACTTTCTGATAATGCATTGccattacttttaatatttgtaaCTTGCAACACATGCAGAGCTGACAGGCACACACCTTCATACGCGAAGAAAATTGTGGAATCATACAACAAGAATGGTCAGATTGATCTGATGCTACAGAACAAGTGATGCTGAAGCTGCTTCCATGTATGTGAAAATTTTGAACTTGTATTGTATATGTATTAAGGTTATTTTTAGGCGATGACATGGTATATCTTGCAGCTTAAAATTTCACAAGTGACTGTCAGGTGCTTCCATGTAAGCCATATAACTATTGACTTGCTTGTTAGCTTATCCTTAactattttccttgaaaaaaattaattcttttgataGTTTACATACCCTAGTCCTTTATGGTTTATGCTGCTAAAATTGGGAACCTCCTGTGTAATCTATTATCAGCTAATTGATACAAGGCTGA includes:
- the LOC7477016 gene encoding 7-hydroxymethyl chlorophyll a reductase, chloroplastic, translated to MMTSISCKLSLPIISSSSSSSNSNSSKKYSAKVTREDWRQRSKPIPPGGIYPAKDHCSQCGLCDTYYVAHVKNACAFLGDGMSKIEGLEPVVHGRGRKADSFDEAYFGVHEELLYARKTKPVEGAQWTGIVTSIAIEMLKSGMVEAVICVQSDPEDRFSPRPVLARTPDEVLAAKGVKPTLSPNLNTLALVEAAGVKRLLFCGVGCQVQALRSVEHHLNLDKLYVLGTNCVDNGTREGLDKFLKAASDEPETVLHYEFMQDYKVHLKHLDGRIEEVPYFCLPANELVDVIAPSCYSCFDYTNALADLVVGYMGVPKYPGVSMTQHPQYITVRNERGREMIGLVKNLLEITPTINSGDRRPFVMETVNADDNAKLGKGPSQPLPKFIGNFIAFLLNLVGPKGLEFARYSLDYHTIRNYLYTNRTWGKDRADRHTPSYAKKIVESYNKNGQIDLMLQNK